A genomic stretch from Plasmodium cynomolgi strain B DNA, chromosome 8, whole genome shotgun sequence includes:
- a CDS encoding hypothetical protein (putative) — protein sequence MNKEQHILFDSFPLTFLSEEVDYSNFKDEEEKNYREKISKMTEELKSLRMEITEKHSIRSMLEEKVAMLQNEEQIKQNNLKYVLNFCDKQMYERELGSFQNNLEQLRKQIQNSNCKIKLLIEKEFKVRKQLQLRYMKLYDLLNERVRYILSDYVKHRKCACAIFAYRQEGKDQARGGSAEQ from the coding sequence ATGAACAAAGAGCAGCATATCCTATTTGACAGCTTCCCCTTGACATTTCTGAGTGAGGAGGTAGACTACAGCAACTTCAAAGATGAAGAGGAGAAGAACTACCGTGAAAAGATTTCCAAAATGACGGAGGAGTTGAAATCACTTAGAATGGAAATCACAGAGAAGCATTCCATAAGGAGCAtgttggaagaaaaagtagcCATGTTACAAAATGAGGAACAGATTAAACAGAACAACCTCAAATATGTGCTAAATTTTTGCGACAAGCAGATGTATGAGCGTGAATTGGGGagttttcaaaataatttagaaCAACTGAGGAAGCAGATTCAAAATAGTAACTGCAAAATTAAGTTGCTTATTGAAAAAGAATTCAAGGTGAGGAAGCAGCTGCAACTGAGGTACATGAAGCTCTACGACCTGCTCAACGAGCGCGTTCGCTACATCCTGAGTGATTACGTAAAACATCGGAAGTGCGCCTGCGCGATATTTGCCTACCGCCAGGAGGGGAAGGACCAGGCGCGAGGGGGCAGCGCGGAGCAGTGA
- a CDS encoding hypothetical protein (putative) → MNHRKVCGWGSAVKRRRCTKWGISLEGRKEEEEGAPWEGGPNQNGQYHINLCNSPPIQDTLFTLTCLCICLLCNTNCYNHYYRLMSLLRERRSFHLHERVNHFVNELAKQDAKCQHIWNMKNALLYLYVEMCLKMGHSVVKKRRRKKDGKNLSRRMGFSTYRKEMSTQGLPSKGEPSCIQRKNKKNVHASSNEKILKYVKDDFRFFENIMEIQSYNYMATSHICTFYQLIVFLCSRKKKSRCESTSICKTIENQFYRVVKKNAYYYAMHNSFLLVHLQDVYLSLVEWLRGSYYVVVRTNLFTYSFDLVRGHELCRRGKKKKNYEQVRKITPQMLYKKLKRRIKKYKVHSRQMIHLLDKIYSEQIYIHFYSNGLRNVLYCRCNCNFFFLEMVCNVILPLQLKRHTGGKKNDSPIGRSDEWKGASCVQNKQTEKKTHTQEETSQLLRSVDRYLAKELEYLLHEYTRFRVKYSEEKKSNLTKRVSRLLKRCAHIRNTWYYHSRASTKGDIKTKRKGWIANGLLTVGQHGEDDPTSHPRKEKTQQTGEATCPPVLVSYYGIFFKCIIYTIHEYALQICGVLRGGEDHKGSASRRCRQVPSSFVDSEYLQHLKCPHHLLPPFEGTKQSGEAIPPDTLNCSDNLHTLRKIYLDILHFFKATKMRDWKKRSTPFGHVTSRQSETQPRRGSNEMPFLKFLFSANFYLFLCEHRYAFYLLREVLRALHFIFPRVMRRGRPLWKGPG, encoded by the exons ATGAACCACAGGAAGGTGTGCGGTTGGGGATCTGCtgtgaaaaggagaaggtgcacaaaatggggcatCTCACTGGAGGGGCgcaaggaggaagaagaaggggccCCATGGGAAGGGGGGCCTAACCAAAATGGACAGTACCACATAAATCTATGCAACAGTCCACCCATCCAAGACACACTCTTCACCTTAACCTGTTTATGCATATGCCTTCTATGCAATACCAACTGCTACAACCATTACTATCGTTTGATGAGTCTGCTGAGGGAGAGGAGGAGCTTCCACCTACACGAGCGGGTGAACCACTTCGTCAACGAGTTAGCCAAGCAGGACGCAAAGTGCCAGCATATAtggaatatgaaaaatgctCTCCTCTATCTATACGTGGAGATGTGCCTCAAGATGGGCCACTCagttgtgaaaaaaaggaggcgcAAAAAAGATGGGAAAAATTTAAGTCGTCGAATGGGCTTTTCAACCTACCGTAAGGAGATGTCCACCCAGGGTCTACCATCCAAAGGGGAACCAAGTTGTatacaaagaaaaaacaaaaaaaacgtgcatgcttcttcaaatgagaaaattttaaaatatgtgaaggACGATTTCcgattttttgaaaacatCATGGAGATCCAGTCGTACAACTACATGGCCACGTCACACATTTGCACGTTTTATCAGCTTatcgtttttctttgctcgagaaagaagaagagtcGTTGTGAGAGCACCTCAATTTGCAAAACGATAGAGAATCAGTTTTACAGAgttgtaaagaaaaatgctTACTACTACGCCATGCACAATTCGTTCCTTCTGGTTCATCTGCAGGATGTGTATCTCTCCCTGGTGGAGTGGCTAAGGGGCAGCTACTACGTTGTCGTAAGGACAAACCTGTTCACGTATAGTTTCGACTTGGTCAGGGGGCATGAACTGTGCA ggcgggggaaaaaaaaaaaaaattatgaacaggtcagaaAAATTACGCCGCAAAtgttgtacaaaaaattgaaaaggagaataaaaaaatataaagttCATTCCAGACAGATGATCCACCTGTTAGACAAAATATATAGCGAACAAATTtacatccatttttattccaaTGGGCTAAGGAACGTGTTGTACTGCCGATGCAactgtaacttttttttcctcgagATGGTCTGCAATGTAATCCTGCCGCTCCAGCTGAAGCGGCACActggagggaagaagaatgACTCACCAATTGGGAGAAGCGATGAATGGAAAGGAGCATCCTGTgtgcaaaataaacaaacggaaaaaaaaacacacacacaagaAGAAACATCTCAGCTGCTGCGCTCTGTAGACCGTTATCTCGCTAAAGAATTGGAATACCTCCTTCATGAGTACACTCGCTTCAGGGTAAAATATagcgaggaaaaaaaaagcaatctCACCAAGCGAGTTAGCAGACTGCTCAAACGGTGTGCACATATTCGTAACACGTGGTATTATCACAGCCGCGCTTCGACAAAAGGGGACATTAAAACGAAACGGAAAGGGTGGATTGCAAATGGGTTGCTCACGGTTGGCCAGCACGGCGAGGATGACCCAACTTCACACCCCAGAAAGGAAAAGACGCAACAAACGGGAGAAGCGACGTGTCCCCCCGTTCTGGTAAGCTAttatggcatttttttcaagtgcaTAATTTACACCATACATGAATACGCTTTGCAGATATGTGGGGTGCTACGCGGGGGGGAAGACCACAAGGGAAGTGCAAGCCGGAGATGCAGACAAGTCCCATCGTCATTTGTTGACTCAGAATATTTGCAGCACCTCAAATGCCCCCACCATCTGCTTCCTCCATTTGAGGGAACCAAACAAAGCGGCGAAGCAATCCCCCCTGACACTCTCAACTGTAGTGATAATTTACACACcttgagaaaaatatacctaGACATattacacttttttaaagccacaaaaatgagagattggaagaaaaggagcaCCCCGTTTGGCCACGTGACCAGCCGCCAATCTGAGACGCAACCCAGAAGAGGTTCAAACGAAATGCCCTTTTTgaagttccttttttccgctAATTTCTACCTCTTCTTGTGTGAGCACAGGTACGCGTTTTACCTTCTACGGGAGGTGCTTCGGGCGCTCCATTTCATCTTCCCGCGGGTTATGCGGCGGGGTAGGCCGCTGTGGAAGGGGCCGGGCTGA
- a CDS encoding hypothetical protein (putative), with the protein MTRQPLYTRREIKVSLVCPFVCLFILHHLVLFLFAFSEGNLLLGLRKRRNSRTSNSSFNESFDSSHEDWDGHSNYYNTSFNDSDFEIEDSETENSSTSRSNLSSPSTEGSPDSPYNMESILQATLPLLGEEQFPRRDEQGNNKNMLAQSPTEGNLNNFLLRGSIKNFSPGVTPPSSPPKDDPPELLSRRDNTRRSQSKKETLKKLPLQLLRGVSPFRQTLHGRRNSHGNHQSDCEGPREEGEVGEGSSHGEDFTEKEAKMKEWDNEKESELKRLKTLFCLYEQKKEEIRKRRLHRNRSAHKFNNDGESHPDIPNEDNYKNMKDMTMEVNSLLDNVSLASLPIEFIDE; encoded by the exons ATGACGAGGCAGCCTCTTTACACAAGGAGAGAGATCAAAGTGTCGCTCGTTTGTCCATTTGTATGTCTATTTATCCTCCACCATCTCGTTTTATTCCTCTTTGCTTTCTCCGAAGGGAACCTACTTTTAGGGTTGAGGAAACGAAGAAACAGTAGGACGAGCAACTCCAGTTTTAATGAGTCATTTGACAGCTCTCATGAAGATTGGGATGGACACAGCAATTATTACAACACCAGTTTTAACGACTCCGATTTTGAGATAGAAGATAGTGAGACTGAAAATTCCTCAACAAGTAGATCCAATTTAAGCTCCCCCTCAACAGAAGGATCCCCAGATAGTCCCTACAATATGGAATCCATATTACAAGCTACTCTCCCCCTATTGGGGGAGGAGCAATTTCCTAGAAGAGATGAACAGggcaataataaaaatatgttagcTCAAAGCCCAACTGAAGGTaatttgaacaattttttgttaagaGGGAGTATAAAGAATTTCAGCCCAGGTGTTACTCCCCCCTCGTCGCCCCCAAAAGATGATCCACCTGAATTGCTGAGTCGGAGAGATAACACTAGAAGGAGCCAatcgaaaaaagaaactcttaaaaaattgcctttGCAACTCTTAAGAggcgtttctccttttagACAAACTTTACATGGAAGGAGAAACAGTCATGGTAATCATCAGAGTGATTGTGAAGGACCAAGAGAAGAAGGTGAAGTAGGGGAAGGGTCTTCCCATGGAGAGGACTTCACagaaaaagaggcaaaaatgaaggagtGGGATAA TGAGAAGGAATCTGAACTGAAGCGGTTAAaaacacttttttgtttgtatgaacagaagaaggaggaaataagaaaaaggaggttACATCGCAATCGTTCTGCTCACAAATTCAATAATGATGGTGAATCGCATCCCGATATTCCCAACGAAGACAATTATAAGAATATGAAAGACATGACAATGGAAGTAAATAGCCTATTGGATAATGTCAGTTTAGCTTCATTGCCCATTGAATTCATCGACGAGTGA
- a CDS encoding circumsporozoite protein precursor (putative) translates to MKNFNLLAVSSILLVDLFRTHWGHNVDFSKAINLNGVSFSNVDASSLGAAQVRQSASRGRGLGENPKEEDGADKKKKKDEKQVEPKKPRENKLKQPVENADGNAGGNAGGNAGGNAGGNAGGNADGNAGGNAGGNAGGNAGGNAGGNADGNAGGNADGNAGGNADGNAGGNAGGNAGGNADGNAGGNAGGNAGGNAGGNAGGNAGGNAGGNADGNAGGNAGGNAGGNADGNAGGNAGGNAGGNAGGNAGGTAGGNADGNAGGNAGGNAGGNAGGNAGGNAGGNAGGNAGGNAGGNAGGNAGGNAGGNAGANAGNKKAGDAGAGQGQNNEAANMPNVKLVKEYLDKIRSTISTEWSPCSVTCGKGVRMRKKVSAANKKPEELDVNDLETEVCTMDKCAGIFNVVSNSLRLVILLVLALFN, encoded by the coding sequence ATGAAGAACTTCAATCTCTTAGCCGTTTCTTCCATCCTGTTGGTGGACTTGTTCCGCACACACTGGGGACATAATGTAGATTTCTCCAAGGccataaatttaaatggaGTAAGCTTCAGTAATGTAGACGCCAGTTCACTTGGCGCAGCACAGGTAAGACAAAGTGCTAGCCGAGGCAGAGGACTTGGTGAGAACCCAAAAGAAGAGGACGGagctgataaaaaaaaaaaaaaggacgaaaaaCAAGTAGAACCAAAAAAGCCACGTGAAAATAAGCTGAAACAACCAGTAGAAAACGCAGACGGAAACGCAGGAGGAAACGCAGGAGGAAACGCAGGAGGAAACGCAGGAGGAAACGCAGGAGGAAACGCAGACGGAAACGCAGGAGGAAACGCAGGAGGAAACGCAGGAGGAAACGCAGGAGGAAACGCAGGAGGAAACGCAGACGGAAACGCAGGAGGAAACGCAGACGGAAACGCAGGAGGAAATGCAGACGGAAACGCTGGAGGAAACGCAGGAGGAAATGCAGGAGGAAATGCAGACGGAAACGCTGGAGGAAACGCAGGAGGAAACGCAGGAGGAAACGCAGGAGGAAATGCAGGAGGAAACGCTGGAGGAAACGCAGGAGGAAATGCAGACGGAAACGCTGGAGGAAACGCAGGAGGAAATGCAGGAGGAAACGCAGACGGAAACGCTGGAGGAAACGCTGGAGGAAACGCAGGAGGAAACGCAGGAGGAAACGCAGGAGGAACTGCAGGAGGAAACGCAGACGGAAACGCAGGAGGAAACGCAGGAGGTAACGCGGGAGGTAACGCAGGAGGTAACGCAGGAGGTAACGCAGGAGGTAACGCAGGAGGTAACGCAGGAGGTAACGCAGGAGGTAACGCAGGAGGAAACGCAGGAGGAAACGCAGGAGGAAACGCAGGAGCCAATgcgggaaataaaaaagcaggAGACGCAGGAGCAGGACAGGGACAAAATAATGAAGCTGCGAATATGCCAAATGTAAAGCTTGTGAAAGAATACCTAGACAAAATTAGATCTACCATTAGCACCGAGTGGAGTCCATGCAGTGTAACCTGTGGAAAGGGTGTaagaatgagaaaaaaagttagtGCAGCTAACAAAAAACCAGAAGAGCTTGATGTGAATGACCTTGAGACAGAAGTTTGTACAATGGATAAGTGCGCTGGCATATTTAACGTTGTGAGTAATTCATTACGGTTAGTCATATTGTTAGTCCTAGCATTATTCAATTAA